One window of Syngnathus acus chromosome 16, fSynAcu1.2, whole genome shotgun sequence genomic DNA carries:
- the LOC119136165 gene encoding glucocorticoid modulatory element-binding protein 1-like isoform X1, whose translation MMEKEEEGGSSGNNHKAQVILHLQPVLHGGNYDIADTSSTVLAIETQHDDNKSEGESVEYGYPITCGESRAVLLFKKFVCPGINVRCVKFNDQLISPKQFVHLAGKATLKDWKRAIRLGGVMLRKMMDSGQIDFYQHDTVCSNTCRSTKFDMLINSSQLPLGTSVQPNPSSLALESLGGQVPPLTGESLHDAADLAEALEDKFGGEWSSTHVTTANGHAKRKRSDMPDGVLNLWKGVAEFGLMEEVLSGLQAHLLATLKGVEIRSDKAALQETDVIILNSLCEMFGLLDSVKQALEQRRSQKEDDDDNDGAYGEEELEEQSKERRKQMCVKNTYHKHASPKHLRPQRHQLSPTLTNTVVQPLSLTGLPDSPYSNPQHATHFPTPSGPRGGAARRDERTRARCESGKQARAHRAGQELKQGLGQRACPLQPQLGSQELVEGGGSLLALGRKGFKNLKPK comes from the exons GGGAAATTATGATATTGCAGATACAAGCAGCACTGTCTTGGCCATCGAGACTCAACATG ATGACAATAAATCCGAGGGTGAAAGTGTGGAATATGGCTATCCAATCACTTGTGGAGAAAGTAGAGCAGTTTTACTCTTCAAGAAGTTTGTGTGCCCTGGAATCAATGTTAGATGTGTCAAA TTTAATGACCAGCTTATCAGTCCTAAGCAGTTTGTACACCTGGCGGGTAAAGCCACCCTGAAGGACTGGAAAAGGGCCATCAGACTAGGCGGGGTTATGCTCAG GAAAATGATGGACTCTGGCCAGATCGACTTCTACCAGCATGATACGGTGTGCAGCAACACGTGCCGCAGCACTAAATTTGACATGCTGATCAACAGCTCGCAACTTCCCCTTGGGACGTCCGTGCAGCCTAACCCCTCATCTCTGGCTCTGGAGTCTCTTGGAGGGCAGGTGCCTCCCTTGACAG GAGAGTCTCTCCATGATGCAGCTGACTTGGCGGAAGCCTTGGAAGATAAATTTGGGGGCGAGTGGAGCTCCACACACGTCACCACAGCCAATGGACAtgcaaagaggaagaggagtgaCATGCCGG ATGGCGTATTAAACTTATGGAAGGGTGTAGCTGAATTTGGGCTGATGGAGGAGGTCCTGTCCGGTCTTCAGGCTCACTTATTGGCCACTTTGAAAGGAGTGGAGATTCGCAGCGACAAAGCTGCTCTACAGGAGACTG aTGTCATCATCTTGAATTCCCTTTGCGAGATGTTTGGGCTTTTAGACTCAGTGAAGCAAGCCTTGGAGCAGCGACGTAGCCAGAAggaagacgacgacgacaacGATGGCGCTTACGGTGAGGAAG AGCTGGAGGAGCAGTCGAAGGAGCGGAGGAAGCAAATGTGTGTTAAAAACACATACCACAAACACGCATCCCCCAAACACCTTCGACCCCAACGTCACCAGCTGTCGCCCACCCTCACCAACACAGTAGTCCAGCCTCTCTCGCTCACGGGTTTACCCGATTCGCCGTACTCAAATCCTCAACACGCCACTCACTTCCCCACTCCTAGCGGGCCGCGAGGGGGGGCCGCCAGGAGGGACGAGAGGACGCGGGCGCGCTGTGAGTCGGGGAAACAGGCGAGGGCCCATAGAGCGGGACAAGAACTAAAGCAGGGTCTTGGACAAAGGGCGTGCCCGCTTCAGCCTCAGTTAGGAAGTCAGGAGCTAGTAGAGGGAGGTGGGAGTTTGCTGGCTTTGGGGAGAAAAGGCTTCAAAAACCTGAAACCTAAATGA
- the LOC119136165 gene encoding glucocorticoid modulatory element-binding protein 1-like isoform X2, which yields MMEKEEEGGSSGNNHKAQVILHLQPVLHGGNYDIADTSSTVLAIETQHDDNKSEGESVEYGYPITCGESRAVLLFKKFVCPGINVRCVKFNDQLISPKQFVHLAGKATLKDWKRAIRLGGVMLRKMMDSGQIDFYQHDTVCSNTCRSTKFDMLINSSQLPLGTSVQPNPSSLALESLGGQVPPLTGESLHDAADLAEALEDKFGGEWSSTHVTTANGHAKRKRSDMPDGVLNLWKGVAEFGLMEEVLSGLQAHLLATLKGVEIRSDKAALQETDVIILNSLCEMFGLLDSVKQALEQRRSQKEDDDDNDGAYELEEQSKERRKQMCVKNTYHKHASPKHLRPQRHQLSPTLTNTVVQPLSLTGLPDSPYSNPQHATHFPTPSGPRGGAARRDERTRARCESGKQARAHRAGQELKQGLGQRACPLQPQLGSQELVEGGGSLLALGRKGFKNLKPK from the exons GGGAAATTATGATATTGCAGATACAAGCAGCACTGTCTTGGCCATCGAGACTCAACATG ATGACAATAAATCCGAGGGTGAAAGTGTGGAATATGGCTATCCAATCACTTGTGGAGAAAGTAGAGCAGTTTTACTCTTCAAGAAGTTTGTGTGCCCTGGAATCAATGTTAGATGTGTCAAA TTTAATGACCAGCTTATCAGTCCTAAGCAGTTTGTACACCTGGCGGGTAAAGCCACCCTGAAGGACTGGAAAAGGGCCATCAGACTAGGCGGGGTTATGCTCAG GAAAATGATGGACTCTGGCCAGATCGACTTCTACCAGCATGATACGGTGTGCAGCAACACGTGCCGCAGCACTAAATTTGACATGCTGATCAACAGCTCGCAACTTCCCCTTGGGACGTCCGTGCAGCCTAACCCCTCATCTCTGGCTCTGGAGTCTCTTGGAGGGCAGGTGCCTCCCTTGACAG GAGAGTCTCTCCATGATGCAGCTGACTTGGCGGAAGCCTTGGAAGATAAATTTGGGGGCGAGTGGAGCTCCACACACGTCACCACAGCCAATGGACAtgcaaagaggaagaggagtgaCATGCCGG ATGGCGTATTAAACTTATGGAAGGGTGTAGCTGAATTTGGGCTGATGGAGGAGGTCCTGTCCGGTCTTCAGGCTCACTTATTGGCCACTTTGAAAGGAGTGGAGATTCGCAGCGACAAAGCTGCTCTACAGGAGACTG aTGTCATCATCTTGAATTCCCTTTGCGAGATGTTTGGGCTTTTAGACTCAGTGAAGCAAGCCTTGGAGCAGCGACGTAGCCAGAAggaagacgacgacgacaacGATGGCGCTTACG AGCTGGAGGAGCAGTCGAAGGAGCGGAGGAAGCAAATGTGTGTTAAAAACACATACCACAAACACGCATCCCCCAAACACCTTCGACCCCAACGTCACCAGCTGTCGCCCACCCTCACCAACACAGTAGTCCAGCCTCTCTCGCTCACGGGTTTACCCGATTCGCCGTACTCAAATCCTCAACACGCCACTCACTTCCCCACTCCTAGCGGGCCGCGAGGGGGGGCCGCCAGGAGGGACGAGAGGACGCGGGCGCGCTGTGAGTCGGGGAAACAGGCGAGGGCCCATAGAGCGGGACAAGAACTAAAGCAGGGTCTTGGACAAAGGGCGTGCCCGCTTCAGCCTCAGTTAGGAAGTCAGGAGCTAGTAGAGGGAGGTGGGAGTTTGCTGGCTTTGGGGAGAAAAGGCTTCAAAAACCTGAAACCTAAATGA